A portion of the Corallococcus silvisoli genome contains these proteins:
- a CDS encoding acyclic terpene utilization AtuA family protein has product MDARSLRIGNASGFYGDRFSAFQEMLEGGPLDVLTGDYLAELTMLILGRDRLKNPAGGYARTFLRQLEQTLGLAVEKKVRIVANAGGLNPAGLAADLRALAAKLGLAVRVAHVEGDDLVGRAEELGFDQPLTANAYLGGWGIAACLDAGAEVVVTGRVTDASLVVGPAASHFGWKRHDWDRLAGAMAAGHVLECGAQATGGNFASFSEFDARLPGFPLAEIFADGSSIITKHPGCGGAVTVDTVKAQLVYEITGARYAGPDATARFDTIAVESAGPDRVRLSGVRGEPPPPDVKVCLNRLGGFRSEASFVLVGLDIEEKAARVRAQLEATLDPRPAELVYTLARTDHADAPTEEQAAATLRVAVKDADAKVVGRHFSSAVVELALSSYPGFFLPTLPGDGAPFGVYTPAFVDARKVPHVAVLPDGARVDVAPPNETRGLEAAPVPALPAPLAPGPTRRVPLGQVALARSGDKGGDANIGVWVRTEAAWHWLVHALTEERLRELLPETRGLTVHRHVLPNLRALNFVVEGLLGEGVSSSTRFDPQGKALGEWLRARHVDVPETLL; this is encoded by the coding sequence TCGTTGCGCATCGGCAATGCATCCGGCTTCTACGGCGACCGCTTCTCCGCGTTCCAGGAGATGCTGGAGGGGGGGCCGCTGGACGTCCTCACCGGCGACTACCTGGCGGAGCTGACGATGCTCATCCTGGGCCGCGACCGGCTGAAGAACCCGGCGGGCGGCTACGCCAGGACGTTCCTGCGCCAGCTGGAGCAGACGCTGGGCCTCGCGGTCGAGAAGAAGGTCCGCATCGTCGCGAACGCGGGCGGCCTCAACCCGGCGGGGCTCGCGGCCGACCTGCGTGCGCTCGCCGCGAAGCTGGGCCTGGCCGTCCGCGTCGCGCACGTCGAAGGGGATGACCTGGTCGGGCGCGCGGAGGAGCTGGGGTTCGACCAGCCCCTCACGGCGAACGCGTACCTGGGGGGCTGGGGCATCGCGGCGTGCCTGGACGCGGGCGCGGAGGTCGTCGTCACGGGGCGTGTGACGGATGCCTCGCTCGTGGTCGGCCCCGCGGCCTCGCACTTCGGCTGGAAGCGCCATGACTGGGATCGGCTCGCGGGCGCCATGGCCGCCGGCCACGTCCTGGAGTGTGGAGCCCAGGCGACCGGCGGCAACTTCGCGTCCTTCAGCGAGTTCGACGCGCGCCTGCCCGGCTTCCCGCTCGCGGAGATCTTCGCGGACGGCTCCAGCATCATCACCAAGCACCCAGGCTGCGGTGGCGCCGTCACCGTCGACACCGTCAAGGCCCAGCTCGTCTACGAGATCACCGGCGCCCGCTATGCCGGACCCGACGCCACCGCGCGCTTCGACACCATCGCGGTCGAGTCCGCGGGCCCGGACCGGGTGCGCCTGTCGGGCGTGCGCGGTGAGCCGCCTCCTCCTGACGTCAAGGTGTGCCTCAACCGGCTGGGGGGCTTCCGCAGCGAGGCCAGCTTCGTGCTCGTCGGACTGGACATCGAGGAGAAGGCCGCGCGCGTGCGTGCGCAGCTGGAGGCCACGCTCGACCCGCGGCCGGCCGAGCTCGTCTACACGCTCGCGCGCACCGACCACGCCGACGCACCCACGGAGGAGCAGGCCGCCGCGACGCTGCGGGTCGCCGTGAAGGATGCCGACGCGAAGGTCGTGGGCCGCCACTTCAGCAGCGCCGTGGTGGAGCTCGCGCTGTCCAGCTACCCCGGCTTCTTCCTGCCCACGCTGCCCGGCGACGGCGCTCCCTTTGGCGTCTACACGCCGGCCTTCGTCGATGCGCGGAAGGTGCCGCATGTCGCGGTGCTCCCGGATGGGGCGCGCGTCGACGTGGCGCCGCCAAACGAGACGCGCGGGCTCGAAGCGGCCCCCGTGCCGGCGCTGCCGGCGCCACTGGCCCCGGGGCCCACCCGCCGCGTGCCGCTCGGTCAGGTGGCCCTGGCCCGCAGCGGGGACAAGGGCGGGGACGCGAACATCGGCGTGTGGGTCCGCACGGAGGCGGCCTGGCACTGGCTCGTGCATGCCCTCACGGAGGAGCGGCTGCGGGAGCTGTTGCCGGAGACGCGCGGGCTCACCGTCCACCGGCACGTGCTCCCGAACCTGCGCGCCCTGAACTTCGTCGTCGAGGGCCTGCTCGGAGAGGGCGTCTCGTCGTCCACCCGCTTCGATCCGCAGGGCAAGGCGCTTGGCGAGTGGCTGCGCGCGCGCCACGTCGACGTACCCGAAACGCTTCTCTGA